A single region of the Neodiprion pinetum isolate iyNeoPine1 chromosome 5, iyNeoPine1.2, whole genome shotgun sequence genome encodes:
- the LOC124220300 gene encoding chymotrypsin-1-like isoform X2: MEFSIYTITNTPRLYILVSKHFSRTNFTTMSRFVLIFIIGVATLAVSSARPEDRLVNADVAEYGRYPYMVSLRVGTSFSHTCGAALVTPEHCVTAAHCVANNVPEAVDPSARFVVTGHLSNVFGGRVTQLSEVRIHPEYNPSNTWENDIAVLKLATPIPYTATEQPIPIATADVDVQDCDISGWGRHHMPSNTLPSQLQSGVMATMTRDTCIQYWASSMIFNSTLCVGGVRGNGVCSGDSGGPLVCNRELAGVVSWANLCANGLPDGFARVFYYRDWLSEETADLSDLGRLYMAEARQAAEKL; this comes from the exons ATGGAATTCTCTATCTATACGATAACTAATACACCGAGGCTATATATCCTAGTGTCGAAACATTTTTCGCGCACAAATTTTACGACGATGTCGCGGTTTGTGCTCATTTTTATCATCGGCGTTGCCACCCTGGCCGTTTCATCGG CCAGACCGGAAGACCGTCTCGTCAACGCGGATGTTGCGGAGTATGGAAGATATCCGTACATG GTGTCTCTACGCGTGGGCACTAGCTTTTCCCATACTTGCGGAGCAGCCCTTGTAACACCCGAACACTGCGTCACCGCTGCTCACTGCGTCGCCAA CAATGTTCCAGAGGCGGTTGATCCGAGCGCAAGATTCGTCGTTACAGGCCACTTGAGCAACGTTTTCGGAGGACGGGTTACGCAATTGTCGGAAGTGCGAATACATCCCGAGTATAATCCCAGCAACACTTGGGAAAATGACATTGCAGTATTGAAACTCGCTACACCAATTCCATATACTGCTACCGAACAACCGATACCCATCGCAACTGCCGATGTCGACGTTCAGGATTGCGACATTTCCGGGTGGGGTCGACACCAC ATGCCTTCTAACACCTTGCCGAGTCAACTGCAGTCCGGAGTAATGGCTACTATGACTCGCGATACATGCATCCAGTACTGGGCATCTTCGATGATATTCAACTCCACTCTGTGCGTGGGTGGCGTGAGAGGGAACGGCGTGTGCAGT GGTGATTCTGGCGGTCCTCTCGTCTGTAACCGAGAATTGGCTGGAGTTGTGTCGTGGGCAAATCTCTGCGCCAACGGCTTACCGGATGGCTTTGCACGAGTATTCTACTACCGCGATTGGCTCTCAGAGGAAACCGCCGATCTGAGCGATCTCGGCAGGCTCTACATGGCCGAGGCTCGCCAAGCTGCGGAGAAATTATAA
- the LOC124220300 gene encoding chymotrypsin-1-like isoform X1 encodes MEFSIYTITNTPRLYILVSKHFSRTNFTTMSRFVLIFIIGVATLAVSSARPEDRLVNADVAEYGRYPYMVSLRVGTSFSHTCGAALVTPEHCVTAAHCVANNVPEAVDPSARFVVTGHLSNVFGGRVTQLSEVRIHPEYNPSNTWENDIAVLKLATPIPYTATEQPIPIATADVDVQDCDISGWGRHHMPSNTLPSQLQSGVMATMTRDTCIQYWASSMIFNSTLCVGGVRGNGVCSGDSGGPLVCNGELAGVVSWGNPCANGLPDGFARVYAFRDWVNENIADLSDLGRFYAAEAAASRPSRA; translated from the exons ATGGAATTCTCTATCTATACGATAACTAATACACCGAGGCTATATATCCTAGTGTCGAAACATTTTTCGCGCACAAATTTTACGACGATGTCGCGGTTTGTGCTCATTTTTATCATCGGCGTTGCCACCCTGGCCGTTTCATCGG CCAGACCGGAAGACCGTCTCGTCAACGCGGATGTTGCGGAGTATGGAAGATATCCGTACATG GTGTCTCTACGCGTGGGCACTAGCTTTTCCCATACTTGCGGAGCAGCCCTTGTAACACCCGAACACTGCGTCACCGCTGCTCACTGCGTCGCCAA CAATGTTCCAGAGGCGGTTGATCCGAGCGCAAGATTCGTCGTTACAGGCCACTTGAGCAACGTTTTCGGAGGACGGGTTACGCAATTGTCGGAAGTGCGAATACATCCCGAGTATAATCCCAGCAACACTTGGGAAAATGACATTGCAGTATTGAAACTCGCTACACCAATTCCATATACTGCTACCGAACAACCGATACCCATCGCAACTGCCGATGTCGACGTTCAGGATTGCGACATTTCCGGGTGGGGTCGACACCAC ATGCCTTCTAACACCTTGCCGAGTCAACTGCAGTCCGGAGTAATGGCTACTATGACTCGCGATACATGCATCCAGTACTGGGCATCTTCGATGATATTCAACTCCACTCTGTGCGTGGGTGGCGTGAGAGGGAACGGCGTGTGCAGT GGCGACTCCGGAGGTCCGCTCGTATGTAACGGAGAATTGGCGGGTGTCGTCTCGTGGGGAAACCCCTGCGCCAACGGTTTACCGGACGGATTCGCCCGGGTTTATGCCTTCCGTGACTGGGTCAACGAAAACATCGCCGATCTGAGCGACCTGGGCAGATTCTATGCAGCCGAGGCTGCAGCCAGCCGCCCCTCGAGGGCCTAG